The Daphnia pulex isolate KAP4 chromosome 6, ASM2113471v1 genome contains the following window.
GCAGAGTGTCCTAGCCATACTGGATGTGATGAAAAACGATTTTCAATCTACTGGGAAATGTAACCTGGCTTTagccaaagagaaagaatatgCTTCACCTTGGAGCTGGGCATTGGCTAAGAATAGTCCTTATTTGGAGTACTTCAATCAAGGGTAAGTCGTTGAACACATTTTAGTTATTGGTTTTCTGTTCAAGTCAATATTTAGATCATTACATCAGGTAGCTATGTAGTATAACAATTACATTAATCTCACGCACTTACTCTCTTACCGTTAGGATTCTTGAGATGCGTGACTTTGGGTTGCTGGACTTTTGGACCAAGTGGTATCAACCTGATGTTCGACAGTGTCTTGAAAAAGCCGATAATATAATGCAATTGAAAAAGTCTTCGAAAAAAGACTCAACACGATTATCTCTTAACAATTTGACAGGGGCATTTGTCATATTAATTGTCGGATATCTGGTCTCTTTCGTCGCATTTCTTGCTGAGAAAATTCTGCGTTGTAGAATGCAATAATCATTGCTATCAGATAGACCTTTAATCTGTTTTAGAAATTCTTTACCGCGCATTATGCTCCTGtagcagaaatattttttgtgattttaGATTTAGTGACGTGGTCTTGATACATCAAATAATTGCCATGCCCTTAGAAAAATGTCGGTTGTCTTGTCGTTGTCTAAATTATAACGAACTATTAGTGTCTTCTATGACAAAAATTATGTAGTTTAATTGTATGCACTTCACCAGTAAACAAATAATCTGGAAATTTCAGGTGTAAAAGAGACACGATAAGTTTCAACCAATACCTGTTTCCATTTCTGGCTTCACAACTGGCACTCCACCATTCCAACTAAAACAACAAGATGTTGTTGATTTGGAacctaataaaaatataagaaaccatatattattattagcagCTTTATAATAAACTAAAGACATTATAGAcacttaattttattatctacaagctaaaaataatcatttagaTGTGTTGcacttgaaataaaacacgAGATAATTTATAAACATTGCATCAAACATGTCAATTTAAACTTCATCTATAAAAACGAATATAATGAAACTTTATAAAACTTAAAACTCTACTCTCAACAAGATAATCTGAAGAGACCAACGCCCTGACATTATATGCCAACGACTTCGTCCACATCCAccataaaaaatcaaagtgaGCATTGCATAGCATACAGCAAAGCAGATCGTTCACGGTATCGGCACGAAATCATGAATTGTTAACTTTTACAACCCGACACTCGCGAAAATGCTCACAACTGCAACTGCTCCAATTATGTGGAAATAGATACCGATAGATTATATATGTAAGATTATTCCAATTCGCAACGTGTTCGACTGGTCGGCTTGGTCGCCATTCGAATTCGAAATCAGCagacaacaatttttcatgACTTCCGGGCACGACGATTTCGCCATCTAGGAATGCTGGAATGGAgcatttgaataaaaagtttACTAAACCGTTAACGGTTTAACGGACACGCTTAAATTATTTCCTGGAATAACTCATCGAGCTAGAGCTACTACTGGACGGTTCAATTGAACTAGGGCTCGCGTTGCAAGCGTTGGCCTTCGGCTAAGTCACAGAGCTATCTTGGAAGAATTCTGGAATTAGGCAGTGATGTGATGTGATAGGGGGTAGGTGCGTCTGCATAGATCCGGCGAAAATTCTATTAGTAGGCGAAAATTCTATTGCACCGTCAGGCTGATAGGGGCGCTCTGACGGCTGGGGTAAACGGCTTGAGCAGAATTGTTCCTCGCCAACGACTGACgggcaaaaattttaaaaatggtaaatatGGTGACTTTGTAAAAATTAATGGTTTAACCTTACATTATAAATGCCATCGATTTTATTCAAAACGTGTTCAAAACAAGACATAAAGAGATCAAAACGCTCTTGTTTTACTCTTTCAAATGCCTGTTGAGCTTTCTTGGTTTTGGCGCGAACCTTTTCAAACTCTGTGTTGGTCCATTGTAGCTTTTCTCCTGCCaagtcaaattttttccaCAGCCTAAAGATGAACATAACAAGAAGTTGATCACggaaaaatgtaagaaaaaacaacgtaCCCGCATATTAGGGGCTTTATTATGCTGAACTGTATGGCTCAACTCGTTCACGCGACGTTCTAGGAGATCACCTTCACGGCGTATTTCATCCGATACAAGAAGATTTTTATACTTGTCAGGTAGATTAGAATAGTCGACAACAATTCtaaataagataaaaaacaaagagaataaAGCGGAAATTACACCCGAATGTTGTGCAGGCAACTTacctttcttctctctcataTATCTCTTGAGAGTTTTGAGGAATGCTAACTGAATCGCTACCACAGGTTGTGACAGACTCGCTATTCATACTTCCGGTAGCATATTACTATCTTGCCCAATGTCTTCCATGTTACCAAGCGACATCGGAATAACGATATCTTCCTTCTATTTGGgcaacacaaataattaaagaaactgaataagatcaattaaaagaaattaaatggttacctttgatttatttaaaatgctgtgcctttcacttttttttttttcaatattcgCTTCTAAACTAGTTatggggctcttcgggatctgttttatttagccgatttatctggcaacgcagcatggcgccagtcttttttgagggaagaacggggagaagagggagaatgggacgaatgggggagaagaggaaacgtgggtccccttttttttcgtacgccctcctccctcccactcgtcccattctccccgttcttccctcaaaaaagactggcgccatgctgcgttgccagataaatcggctaaataaaacagatcccgaagagccccatAGACTTCTGAATGTTCAGCAGGTCTTTTGTTACTGCTCCCATATCTTGTCGAGCCTTgatattaaaaatacaaataatgttgtgacataacattttttaattaacagaCAGAACGGATTATACCAAGGCCATGCCTTCATTCATATTGTCTTCTTACTTTTCCAATATTTGCTTCTAAACTAGTTATAGACTTCTGAATGTTCAGCAGGTCTTTTGTTACTGCTCCCATATCTCGTCAAGCCTTGATattaagaatacaaataatgTTGTgacataacatttttaaattaacagaCAGAACGGATTATACCAAGGCCATGCCTTCATCCATATTGTCTAGGTCGTTCTTTTGACACATTCAcatcgatttcatttcttccacCTTCTTAATTTCTTTACCAATTTCACTcaatcgtttttcttctgcctGTTTGGCTCTTTTTAATTCTCACAGACCTTTCCCACCGTTCCACAATGGCTGCAGAAAATACAGTCGAAATAGAATTTTAAGCcactaaaaattattattaaatcaataccttgtgtgttgttgttttccagtAAACTGTCCAGGTCTTTCCTGCTACTAGCATACCATTGAACTCCTTCCTCCTCAATGGGGTTTCAGCCATGCAAAGGAGGTTGAAAACTAGTCACAATAACAATGGTGTAAACAATAGGGCTTTCGAGGAAGTTCACAATTCGAGAATCCTTTCGATTCATGGTCTCTAGAgcaaatttcgtaaaattagAATGAAAACTGCTTTATTATTACCAACTTACAACATGAACACAACGCAGAGACAGTTACAATAATAACATAACAGTAACACCCCGAAGTCACAGTCGCAGTGTAGTGGTATACCACGTAATTCCATTTTCAGGTTTCGGCGAAGACTGAGAAGTCTGGGACCGTGGGTTGAAAATCGCGTTGCAGGGAGTATAGGCTTCACTGAATTTCCGATTTTATATCGATCGGTAAATCGAGACGGGAGCCAATAGCAAGGCCAGATTTCGGTCACGTGGGGgtagtttttctctctaagcTCCgccttttcccatttccttCCAGGGAGACTTTTGAGCTCTACGGGAACCCTGTTAAGGCCCTCGGCAGGCTAAAGCCTTAGCCTCAGGGATTAATTAAATACAGGATAATTGACGATTGGCCTGGCACAGAGATTTTAACGCGGAAACACTTGTATGGAACTTTTATCTTATTCTTATGTCAtaatttttaccaaaaaaaataaatcagattTGTCAACTTTTCTTGTAGCACAACGACATCGCACTGCTGACGTTGGAGTCGCCAGTTAACTTCACAAATACCATTTCCCCTGTTTGTCTGCCGTCAATTCACTTGGCTGACCAATACGCGTACAGAGATGCAGTTACGATCGGATGGGGAGTACCAGTCAAAAGTATAAATTTCAactcaaataaattttgaattcaataaaaatcttcaatttgattctagatgggacccaacCAAACGTCTAGCAACAAGTGACtattcaaatcatttccaaCAATGAATGCAGCAGTACATCGGTGGAATAACTGACCAAATGCTCTGAGCAGGTTATCCAGGAAAAGGCACTCGCAGTGTaagaacctttttttaaaaataagaaattaaagaaaagatattttaaattgCTCGACAACTATTAATAGGGCGATAGTGGAGGTCCATTATTTGTCCAACCAGCTCCGGGTGAAAAGTGGATCCAGCTAGGTTGGCATCGTTAGTTGGGGTGTAGGTATATGTTCAATAACTTGggttaatttgaatttctcaacatttattttttgcccTGTCTAACCACGCAGGATGTGCGGAGCCGGAATTTCCAGGAGTTTACACCAGGATCAATCAACGAACACGCTGCTGTTGAAGGACCGCCGTAACTTCATTCATATACTTTTAGTTCTTGTGTTTGGGGAGTGTTCAATCACAATTTTGTTATAGCACACCTagaacatttgatttttttgtaattattattttatatttcttttgggttgaTTGGGTCGATGAGAAAACGAATACAGTGATATTGTGTGCTGGATAACATATTAGACATAGAAACAGGTAAGGTCGGCCCAGGTGGTGAACGAGATCGCCCTCTGCGAGTACAGGGTTAAAAGCATGTGTTATCTTTTGTCTCGTCCATCGTCACACATGGTCACAATCAAAGGGATGAGgcgctttcttttttgttttatcaaattataAAGGCTGGATTGGTGTTGGTGTAACAGGACAGGACTAGGAGAGGAGGTAATTATTGGATGTTTCATCTCTCTTCTGACGAACATCTCCAGGTATAACAGGTAGTTATGCATGTATATAGGTTAATTACATTTGGTGCTTGAGGGCAACGTGATGAAACGACAAATACTTCTAAAAATATTGGGCAAAAGGTCAAAATTGAGAGGGGGGCAAGGAAGGGATTCAAGTTCCAGAACGGCCGTGGATTTTCGTGTGTTAAGGAACTTTTTTCGTAAATTCTATTAGTATGAAAAATTGCCGACGAACTAACCAAAGAAATCATGTCATTATTTCAATTAGGTCTTGCACGCGGTACGGAATTTTCCTCTTGTTATTTTCTAAATCcgcaaataaattttaaatgtgtttttaatgCTAATAAAACGAAACATTTGTCTGGTTTTTATGATTCCAGTTTAATTCAGGGGCGTGTCAAAACTGTGGAGCGGTTGAAAACCAAAAGCGATTTGATTAATTTCGTATTGTTTTCATCCCGAACGATATTCTACGGTctacagagagagaaaactccGATTCCGTGTGCAGCCTTAATTCGCAATCGTCAATACTATTCGACTCCAATTCAGACTTCTTGTAAATATTGAGTTGGGCAGGatcctgttttattttcaccaTTGCGAACGGTGACCATCCCGTTCAGCTCTTCTCCAATTTGTATCACAATCTGccgttgaaaaaagaaattggcgaCAATGAATATTTCAAGgattttatattcaaattattGTGTACCTGATCCCGTAGTAATTTAGTGAGACGATTCGGATCGGAATCGGTCCCGTCGTCGTTGCCTCCGAGTTGCAAGTTGTGCGTCACCTGCAGGGGTTTCTCGTTGGGTGCCAATTTGGCCACGTACTTTGAAGGGAAAAAGCCAATCTGTCCCAAACATTTGCCCCGCCACCAGTCCGGGTCGCTGGCATCGATCACTGTCACTTTGTAGCCAGCCCTTAATacgttttgttattttcgccAGCCGCAATCACCAAATGTCAACGAATCCATAATTCggttagtttttatttttttattattatcatccaGTCTTTAATGATGTATATAAACTACGAGTGAAAACTACGTACTTGAGATCGAGTTCGTCAGCTTCTCTGCCTTTAAAGTTGAAGAGGACCACGTAGAGGTTAGTGGGCAAGAGCCTCTGCGCCTTCTGTCGGCGAACCGGttagggaaaaaagaaaacagataaaagaaaaacgtttttatcgacattatttaaaaaaaaataaagattttgaaataataaaaatggggCGTACGGGCGACGGACAGGGAGAAGCGCTGGCCGAGCTCTGCGATTTCTCATTTTCGTCCGGCAACTCGACCGAGTTCATCCGGATGTTTCTGGCGCTGAGCAGCAAACGTCGATTGTGATGCACGGGACTTGAAGGAGCTGTGCGTTACAAGGAAGAGACAAAgacaaagtttcaaacacaCATCCCCCCAGCAGTTTTTccatcttgtttgttttcaaaatatttagctctacgaaaaaaaagtccaactCTGCAGATTTATAGAGCTAGAACTCGCTCGTATGTAACTTTTTGCATTTATGTGATAACCCAGCTTTTCTGCAAAATCTATAGAAAACACAGAAACAcaccacaaaaaaagaagcaaactgtgaaaaagtgaaaaagtagagcgcagagagagagagagagagcccagAGCGGAATCAAGAGATCAAATAAAGAGCCCAAGAGTCAAAAGCCAAGAACcagtatagcagcagcagcagcaattgcAGCGATGGTAGTATAACATGCTCGAATTAGAAAGAGAGATGTATGACGAAGACAAAGAGACTTGATGTAGTACAAGTGAGTTTTCATGCAgcgcgtttttcttttttttttgggctaAAAAATCGATAACGCAGTTAAAATGAGAGTGATGAAAGATTTCTGGTCTAATATAGTCAGAGTAGAGTAGAGTAGAGAGCGAAAATTCGTGAGTGTTGATAAGAAAGCCGGCAATAACAAGCAGCAGAGCATTAACGACATTTGtatccaagaagaaaaaaggggggctcGTCGTGTGCGTGTGTATAGCCAAGAGCAGAGCTGTAAGAAAGCGATTTCGAGGTAAAGAGAATAAATAGAGATGACAAAACAAGAACTTGAGCTGAGTTGATGGGATTGAATGCATGTCCATCAAATAGATGTACAGAGAGAGTGTAGTAATAATATGAAAAGCAGGCTTGCCCCCGGTTCGAGTGGAGCATTAAGATGACCCGTTGGCAAGACCATCCCCATAACAAACACACAGATGACACACAAGtatagaaacaaaagacagaatcccccagcagcagcagcagcacctacACAAACACAATGAGCAGGCGCGCACTCGTTGgcacaaaacacacaagaagaagaaagacacgTCATATCGACGGTGTGTGTCTATATCGATCAAGACCAAGCGAGCGGCACTGTGTGTTATATCAAAGCGATCAAGTTGACGCCCCCAATCGTTGACAGAACCCGATTCATGCAATGCTGAATTGATTGAACTTATCGCCCGTTTGTCTTCTCACCCCCCGGACATAatgaatccttttttttaacgagatGCGAAATTTACATTGGCAGTAGAATGAGGCCTGGCTGTTGTGGGCGCTGTTGCTGTTGAGCGttccgctgctgctggtcgtcgtcgtcgtggccGCGTTCGGGTTGGACGAGCGGTGGTGGGTGAGACGGTGGTGGCCGTTGGGCGGACCGCATCCGTGCGAGTGGCCAGATCCGACGCTCATGCTTCCGTGATGATGAAAGTGCTCGCCCGATTCGTCCAGCGAGAAACTCTTCATCCGCAGATTGAGCTTCTGATGACGCCGCGGGCTGTGCGGCGCTGTGAGAACCAGAAAACGGCAATCGACGTTGGATGGCCACATGGGATGGAGAGAGATGGATGGACCCAATCAGAGCACAACAAGACGCAAAGGGCAGCAGCGGACGGTTCGATATTACACACGCGCTACACCATTTAGTTTTTCTCTAGTACATCAATAAcaatgttttgtgtgtgtgtatgttgcGGCGGAATATGGATGGATCGGGAGgggattttcgatttttacaCAACCGTCGGTTCTTCTCAATCAAAGCCAAGATTCCGatcccccctccaaaaaaagttgataGCACACTAAGACTCTGCTGTAGAGGATGAGAGCTCTCACTTGTGCATCACTTCACTACGGGCCAGACTATATAGTATACCATGCATCCGCAAACACTCCAATTTGATTGGAGAACTCCAAGGCGTTATCTTCTCATCGTTCCGCAATTTCCAAAGTCAACTCGAAAgcgtactactactacgttATATACACGATGACCTTTATTTcgtttggatttttatttccagaGTTTCCAGGGCTTGTAAGTTGGCCTTTGAAACTTTCTAGCAAATGTGTCTAAAAGCTAATACAAACTGACGCCGTCTAATTATCCTGTTGGGTGCCTTTGCTATGGATGATGTGTGTCGCGCCATACCGCGggcggaagaagaaacctCCGATTTCGGCCCATCCAGCAAAGACACCCGTCCAACGGTTGTTGGCCACAGAATGTCAACCAGCATCAAAGGGATGGGTTGGAAAGCAACGTCACTGTGCCAGCAAAATCAACTCCCTGAACTTTTACCCAATTCCCAAATCGATCAAAGCTCATACAACATGTAGCAGCTAGACTTCGTCTCCACTTACCTATGGCGAAAAACCACATAACAGTTCCTtcgatttctttccttttttgaatagGCCAGTACTACCCCGCCCATTGTCTGCGTCTAGTCAAAGTCGCCTGTTGGTTTTTAAGGCCACCACCCGAGGACAGTCTGCGAAGAGAATCGTGTGTCGCATTGTGTAATGGCGTCGACTGAGTGTATGTATACATATCTTCTTGGCGCATCCCCCCGGGGTGGCACTCTAGCACCAGGACCACCAGCCATATCTCGTCGTCTGACTTGATGGATAGAACGGGCACGGCCCGGCCCTCAAACGCTCTCTCTTTGACTACATGGCGCGCGCCCGTAATATAATAGGGCTGCAGCGGATGTAGTATATAATGCGGTTCGGCAAATACACACATCTCAATGATGAAAATGGATAGAGTTGGTGCCGAGAGAAACGAACCGAGCGGCTAATACTACACAGACTCTCGGATACGACGCCATTTCCCTGTGTACATATTTACCTGAACtcgacgaaagaaaagaggaagaaggatCTCCGACGCTGAGTGAATTCGGGTTGGCTCTCCTTGACGAGGCCcccgcagccgccgccgccgtttgCTGCAGTTGAGTGGATGACGTGGTAATCCGCATGACACTCGCGGAGCCCGTCCGGTTGATTGCCCCTGTACTGCTGCCAAGTGACTGATCGCTGGCCGAGATATTCTGTTGCGGCTGCTGATCCAGCGATGATGAGGGCAacggctgttgctgctgctgctgggttcGTCGGCCGGAGACGTTGCCCGAGCTGGACGAAACTGCCATTTCGCTGGCCTGTTTCAACACGATGTACGTCTGGTCGATTTCCTCCCGGCCGAAATTGAGCGGTCCATCATCACCGACCATCGTCTCCTCGTCCGCCGCCGCCTGCATTTGCTGCTGGACTTGCTGGAACTGGTACTGCGGATCGTAATTGGCCGACATGATCCGCTGCGACGCCGACGTCTCCAGCTCCGAGCTGGATTTCTGCCGGCGCAGCAGCCGCGATTTCGGCAGACAACGGCCCACTCCCGACTTGCAATCGGCGTGGACGTTGATTTTGCACAGGCGACACTTCCATCCTTGACGCGAATGCCCTAGTTAAATATCGACACGCGATCCAATTAATTCTCATTGtcataaaacaaaatcatttcgaTAAGCATGCGCTTCCATCACCAATTGTTTAATGAACTGTCATCATCATAATAGAGCCTAAAGAGTTCAATCATAAAAGAGATAGGTCACATGTCGTTTTCGATTGTGGGCCAATGTAGGTCACAGATCgctctgtgtgtgtcggcGACCGAACATATCAGATATTTGTTCTCTGCTAGACAAGAGGCAAAAGTTCAACCAGGCAGCATGTGAAGACGTTAGTTCTCAACATGGCCCGTTTGTCTCATTCTATCGACCGGTGCGGTGCAAGGTGCGCAGTGCCGATTTTGTCACGGCGACGCGGTTGCACACTATCTCTCGAATCAACCAAGTTGTCCTATACGGAGTCTGGATAGACCGCAGTTATTCTACACATTAGATTGTGTGTTAAATGACCTTTTCCCTCCGCACCGGTGGATGGATCTATACCAAGTTTCCCCTGctcatttgtgtgtgtatacctcTTAGAACTTGGGAGCAGACATCGCACGGCGTAATCTTTTTGTAGGTGTTCTCCTGGAATACGTGACGTTGGCCTTCTTGATTCTGCATTAGATGATGGTGTTGAAGCAGGTCCGATGACGACATGGTCGAATGGAAAGCTCCCGACACTCCCGCCGCAACGGTGGCCGACACATTTGAGCTCCGCTGTTCTCGTCTCTCTGATTTGCTGCTAGACGAACTGGGGCTCTTCctggaaaaattttgaataatgaaaataatcccGTCAACTTCAAAAGGCGCCCGCATTATAATACCAAATGACTATTCATATCCTTTTTAACAAACTATACGAAAAAGTTTCAGTTATTTCTCTATGATCAACACTTAAAAGGGAAATCAGGAGCTATTCTTTCCAATTTAAACAAGCCAAAACGTTGGAAACGACGACCAATTTGCAACTGATATtatagccaaaaaaaaaagaataaatcttTCGTATATAGTAAATTAGAATGCGCAGAATGGTGATGTCGGAAGGCTTTTATACCTGAGGGCAATCACGGCCATGACTGCCTGATAGAGTCGAGATCCTCTGTTGACGTGCGACGCgattggttgttgttttcgttgGGTTTCGTCCAagtcaaaagttaaaaaaaagaggaaataaataaaagaaaacataataGTGCGAAGCAGTtgtgtaaataaaaatgagataCAATTTACCGGCTTGAATATAAGCTGTCATAGCATCTtataatcaaaacattttgaggcccaaatgaaaaatgatggaaatccaattaaaattaaaaagggaaTAAGATGTGTGCACAATAATTATGACGTAATTACTGTTCGGGTGTGGTTGATCGGTTGTTGGCGAGAGGTGGACTCGATCCGGTGGCGGCCGACGAAGAACCCGACACGGCCATGTTGTGCGAGGACGAACTGTTGGTCAGCGTCCTGAATGCCTTCATCCACTTGGTCTTCATTCCGGGTCCACCGCTTCCGCCACTTCCGCTTCCGCCTGCCATCAAGTTAAACTTGCTGCCTCGATTGCTGCCGAGTTGTTGCAGTGACTGATGGGAGCCGCCGGAAGCCGCCGCCACTTCTGCCATGACCATTTCAGCCTTGGATCCGTACAAGTCCCGCTAAATTCCGCcaccacacacaaaagaacaaaggaggaattcaaatgaagaTCTCAATCACTCAATCACAGATGGAAAGATCACAGCGAGAAAGAAGCTCATTTTCATCAACTACTACAGAACTCCGGTACAAGCAACGACGTTAAGGTAACATTAGAGAGCAAAAGACCTTTTTTAAACCGCACCCTCATTCGGATGAAATACCCAGAAAGATCGTGATAATGACGCATTCATAGGCCTATATTCGTGTTcgcaaatgaataattttccaCAACGGCAAGCGATTTTAGTGCGGAAGCTCCTCCCGCgtgaaaataggaaagaaaatcgATTGAACTCTAATATACAGTGAAAAGCCTCGTatggattttcttcttcttttctattgaaTCAAGCGGCGGCGCCGTGAATGTGTATGCGCTTGATTGAATATAATAACACATTCCCCCCATTTCCAGATTAACcgccaatttcaaaaagataatATTTACGCAACTTTATTGCTCCACGCACGTCTGCATCACGCGCAGACCTATTAGTTTTTCCTGCACGGCCTAGACACGACTAGATATAACGTTTCTTGTATATATAAATTCAAAGCACGTAGCCCGCGACTCCCATCGTGTCTCTATTGGCTGTTCCGAGTTTAATGTTACCGTATTAAACTAAACTGTCAACCCGTCTGCCGTCAACATTCAAAATATGCGATTTATGTGGAAATAACGAGCCCAtcttgaaattcttttccgtttccccgaaaaaacaatagaaacgACGATCGTTGTGCTTTTATTGATTATTGCTGTTTTATaaaagaattgtttgattttttttgggtatATACCTGAGCTTTGACGGCGGCAAGGTGGAGCTGGGCCATTCGCCATTCCAACTTCTTGGCGCAGATCTCTTCTTGCAGTTCGCTGGCTTTGTTGTACGAGTTGGATTCCAAACTTCTGTTAACACAATGAAATAGACTAAATATAGTTTGCAAGCCAGCATTGTGAAGATAACCGTAATATAGTCGTCTTATATAATTGGCAACTCGGTTGGAAGCAGTAAAGTAATGCCTCATAAGCCGAGTTGCTTTTCTAGACATAtaaatatagatatatatactgcGGGGGGTTCATCGCGAACACAATGGCGCGGGATAAGCCCGGCAGGTAACACGTACAGAGAGGTAGCGCGCAGGCTATacaagaaattgaatattaCAATTGAGCTCGAGATTTTATTTATGACTGGTGGCagataatttgaaaatactgCGTGTTCCTCCTATACACAATAAAAGCCAATACAACCGAAAAGTCTGATGAGGACTACAGCCTCGGCATTGATAATTGCTGCGTGCCGGTATATTGCCTAGCTGCGACACACACAGCCCTGTGCTCTTGTGGTGAAACGCCTCGTGCGCTTCTTTTAGTATTCCGACATCGATCAGATTCTCTACTCCATCTTTTATCCGGCTGTACATCTACGACGTGTAGCCTACGCGATGGATAGAGCACGTAGACAATGTCGCACACTGCACGCAATTTCACgataatcaataataaaaggtACGCTCATCTATGAATAACAGGTACTACAGGAGAGAGCGGACGAGGGATTGCTGGAGAGCGCCAGCCAATCTTCCTGCTGCTGAATACATTAT
Protein-coding sequences here:
- the LOC124196209 gene encoding uncharacterized protein LOC124196209 isoform X6; the protein is MYAKTNNQVQSGSSEAVADDHLPLFDFHRAHPLTDEPTLARLDPYQQQQIYPPAPNQHHPQHHPVYLAPSSNIQQNLQQHRSSFSSTSNGTSSIQQQQQQQHGSTQRLDFRNLLLAPPAAARNARDGRGSVSAPATPVDDSGSGGGGGSLVIAASTVVTAAVPLNFNVSSSSSSSTSNSGSKNNSGLGKFMMKKVNSYSSGAAMAGSAPPDCVLRDLIHPAHADALKAHSALAMKLLKTVSDFTQQLATIEEQHGEQLQQLVETFRIRNAELRKERPNGNYGIFQVWETLLQEVEVDSAVVADIANCLNRQVSRPMTDGTFHRKLEARKIFQHREQLENALEKASQQLDKSYQLYDEAYQQHLAAPNTLTLAAYVELHNNYVQDVHAANAMADQFHNVILPQLIQELESVYVDLSKTMTNTIQQGCEAMSERAEGSSSKRYNALANQCRAVNPSTDLATFVRSVVGGSGSGPGGGGGSVLTIPSSFNKFTFIPPRNPPPGSVSCSQHDIQDASLVLKDELVFDRLAGFSLRTKYDSLKKDTAEVEAHVRQLNECMESLTRLQQRSLESNSYNKASELQEEICAKKLEWRMAQLHLAAVKAQRDLYGSKAEMVMAEVAAASGGSHQSLQQLGSNRGSKFNLMAGGSGSGGSGGPGMKTKWMKAFRTLTNSSSSHNMAVSGSSSAATGSSPPLANNRSTTPEQGSRLYQAVMAVIALRKSPSSSSSKSERREQRSSNVSATVAAGVSGAFHSTMSSSDLLQHHHLMQNQEGQRHVFQENTYKKITPCDVCSQVLRGHSRQGWKCRLCKINVHADCKSGVGRCLPKSRLLRRQKSSSELETSASQRIMSANYDPQYQFQQVQQQMQAAADEETMVGDDGPLNFGREEIDQTYIVLKQASEMAVSSSSGNVSGRRTQQQQQQPLPSSSLDQQPQQNISASDQSLGSSTGAINRTGSASVMRITTSSTQLQQTAAAAAGASSRRANPNSLSVGDPSSSFLSSSSAPSSPVHHNRRLLLSARNIRMNSVELPDENEKSQSSASASPCPSPAQRLLPTNLYVVLFNFKGREADELDLKAGYKVTVIDASDPDWWRGKCLGQIGFFPSKYVAKLAPNEKPLQVTHNLQLGGNDDGTDSDPNRLTKLLRDQIVIQIGEELNGMVTVRNGENKTGSCPTQYLQEV
- the LOC124196209 gene encoding uncharacterized protein LOC124196209 isoform X2: MYAKTNNQVQSGSSEAVADDHLPLFDFHRAHPLTDEPTLARLDPYQQQQIYPPAPNQHHPQHHPVYLAPSSNIQQNLQQHRSSFSSTSNGTSSIQQQQQQQHGSTQRLDFRNLLLAPPAAARNARDGRGSVSAPATPVDDSGSGGGGGSLVIAASTVVTAAVPLNFNVSSSSSSSTSNSGSKNNSGLGKFMMKKVNSYSSGAAMAGSAPPDCVLRDLIHPAHADALKAHSALAMKLLKTVSDFTQQLATIEEQHGEQLQQLVETFRIRNAELRKERPNGNYGIFQVWETLLQEVEVDSAVVADIANCLNRQVSRPMTDGTFHRKLEARKIFQHREQLENALEKASQQLDKSYQLYDEAYQQHLAAPNTLTLAAYVELHNNYVQDVHAANAMADQFHNVILPQLIQELESVYVDLSKTMTNTIQQGCEAMSERAEGSSSKRYNALANQCRAVNPSTDLATFVRSVVGGSGSGPGGGGGSVLTIPSSFNKFTFIPPRNPPPGSVSCSQHDIQDASLVLKDELVFDRLAGFSLRTKYDSLKKDTAEVEAHVRQLNECMESLTRLQQRSLESNSYNKASELQEEICAKKLEWRMAQLHLAAVKAQRDLYGSKAEMVMAEVAAASGGSHQSLQQLGSNRGSKFNLMAGGSGSGGSGGPGMKTKWMKAFRTLTNSSSSHNMAVSGSSSAATGSSPPLANNRSTTPEQCYDSLYSSRGSRLYQAVMAVIALRKSPSSSSSKSERREQRSSNVSATVAAGVSGAFHSTMSSSDLLQHHHLMQNQEGQRHVFQENTYKKITPCDVCSQVLRGHSRQGWKCRLCKINVHADCKSGVGRCLPKSRLLRRQKSSSELETSASQRIMSANYDPQYQFQQVQQQMQAAADEETMVGDDGPLNFGREEIDQTYIVLKQASEMAVSSSSGNVSGRRTQQQQQQPLPSSSLDQQPQQNISASDQSLGSSTGAINRTGSASVMRITTSSTQLQQTAAAAAGASSRRANPNSLSVGDPSSSFLSSSSAPHSPRRHQKLNLRMKSFSLDESGEHFHHHGSMSVGSGHSHGCGPPNGHHRLTHHRSSNPNAATTTTTSSSGTLNSNSAHNSQASFYCQSPSSPVHHNRRLLLSARNIRMNSVELPDENEKSQSSASASPCPSPAQRLLPTNLYVVLFNFKGREADELDLKAGYKVTVIDASDPDWWRGKCLGQIGFFPSKYVAKLAPNEKPLQVTHNLQLGGNDDGTDSDPNRLTKLLRDQIVIQIGEELNGMVTVRNGENKTGSCPTQYLQEV